From a single Lentisphaera profundi genomic region:
- a CDS encoding MFS transporter: MTEIKNNSNQCSTFKMCGYSFGECANSLVMNSINGFAMLYYTEALGLSPSLAGIAMSLAVFWDALSDPIMGHVSDNTRSRFGRRHPYMLVGGLLMALCFYFIWAVPETMRGSENTIFWYLVTFNILLRTSLTVFFVPYVALGFEMCTDYEGRSKLQGIRWGFNMAANLAGPAMAWFFFFQDKDGVRATDVPQNFLNMGAVFAVGTAIFVLLILYFTRTYAKEVNVKNDLEKPAFMKTFLRI; the protein is encoded by the coding sequence ATGACCGAAATAAAAAATAATTCAAATCAATGTTCGACTTTCAAGATGTGTGGCTACTCGTTTGGAGAGTGTGCGAACTCATTAGTGATGAACAGCATCAACGGCTTTGCTATGCTGTATTATACTGAGGCACTTGGTCTTAGCCCAAGCTTAGCGGGGATCGCAATGTCTTTGGCTGTATTCTGGGATGCGTTGTCTGATCCTATTATGGGGCATGTCAGCGATAATACCCGTAGTCGTTTTGGTCGTCGTCACCCCTATATGCTGGTGGGTGGCTTGCTGATGGCGCTTTGTTTTTATTTTATTTGGGCGGTTCCCGAGACCATGCGAGGCAGTGAAAATACGATATTTTGGTATCTCGTTACTTTTAACATTTTGCTAAGAACTTCACTTACGGTATTTTTTGTGCCCTATGTCGCCTTAGGTTTTGAGATGTGTACGGATTACGAGGGGCGTTCCAAGCTCCAGGGAATTCGCTGGGGTTTCAATATGGCGGCAAATTTAGCGGGGCCCGCAATGGCGTGGTTTTTCTTCTTTCAAGATAAGGATGGAGTTCGGGCGACCGATGTGCCGCAGAACTTCCTGAATATGGGAGCCGTTTTTGCGGTGGGCACGGCGATTTTCGTGCTTTTGATTCTTTATTTCACGCGTACTTACGCCAAAGAAGTCAATGTGAAAAATGATTTAGAAAAGCCCGCTTTCATGAAAACTTTTTTAAGGATATGA
- a CDS encoding MFS transporter: MKGVILDVYARRVFAFVFLAAVNMVLVSSLQMYFYVYFMDFSAGQKSFVHGATMVGCGVGGLLSARLTQRFEKKGAVVLGGVISILANAVLALVFLTGLMPVDSHLSVGVFVIFHALYWLGSGVMLPTATAMMADISELNKIRTGVLKDGAYSALFSFILKAAISFSMLVSGYILSGIGFESDRAGELSAEVIWRLGAVMLLVGPLVCLAAIIVMRKYRVSHALIDEMRDK; the protein is encoded by the coding sequence ATGAAGGGGGTCATACTGGATGTATATGCTCGTCGTGTGTTTGCTTTTGTGTTCTTGGCTGCGGTCAATATGGTTTTGGTGAGCTCCTTACAGATGTATTTCTATGTTTATTTTATGGATTTTAGTGCAGGGCAGAAGAGCTTTGTGCATGGTGCCACGATGGTGGGCTGTGGTGTGGGCGGTTTACTATCCGCTCGCTTAACGCAACGCTTTGAAAAGAAGGGTGCAGTTGTTCTAGGTGGGGTCATCAGCATTTTAGCAAATGCAGTACTTGCGCTGGTATTTCTGACGGGTCTCATGCCCGTTGATAGCCATCTCTCAGTGGGGGTTTTTGTGATTTTTCATGCCCTTTATTGGTTGGGAAGTGGAGTGATGCTACCAACCGCAACGGCGATGATGGCAGATATCTCTGAACTGAATAAAATTCGCACGGGCGTACTCAAAGATGGGGCCTATTCAGCACTATTTAGTTTCATTCTAAAGGCGGCGATCTCTTTTAGTATGTTGGTTTCGGGTTACATCCTCAGTGGAATTGGCTTTGAATCTGATCGTGCAGGAGAATTGAGTGCCGAAGTTATCTGGCGCCTAGGTGCGGTGATGTTGTTAGTGGGTCCTTTAGTCTGTCTTGCGGCGATTATTGTGATGCGAAAATATCGCGTAAGCCATGCTCTAATTGATGAAATGCGCGACAAATAA
- a CDS encoding alpha-L-fucosidase, with translation MMIVKKILLSLCLAAVLSLPAQANWNDAESTPIWRSLKFGIYLHNAWGGEAYTLTRYPDLTVPKSIDEVADDFDVDQFVKDIQSFDPEYIVFTAWHASMNPIFPNKAMDKWRGKGHTAKRDLMGEVIAALRPTGIKFVMYLHPSDGHDMSKEDQALLGWNESFDQGTNWKPGNYVKWNNFMNEVFDELCAKYGQDIVAFWVDGGWQRVDRERLKKTARKYNPKAEFVSGWDNAGWCRQFNQISPPDPAKGVPVSIPHDADTWPSLRNNANLLQGGCWWTTGGTAKVSPVGMLRYTVLQVSGNTGGGGIGWAAGNYTDGTWEPQVKEYLTMLGQLMKPIEESIKNTRPSTSYLTPQGTRIATLEHGIVATRSADDAYEYIHVLVPPIDANQGYQHFIELPVPEDYKKFTKAVMLRTGRAAKVTQTDKGLRIDIPWLDAWDPIDTVIKLTVKPGFGLVSREKAISMSGEDVPGWPRSGAVDGDRETGWSSQVAMDTKPWITVDLEDRVNMERVHLFSRVLKDKVGYCFPVDFTFSVSDDGKNFRDVLSIKDHKIEVNDDTAKDEKLLNGVISKTGRKLSADYPQYFKLPKGSVGRYLRITGDKLKDENRMQFTELEVFGSEQK, from the coding sequence ATGATGATAGTTAAAAAAATATTATTAAGTCTATGTTTGGCTGCAGTGCTAAGTTTACCTGCTCAAGCTAATTGGAACGATGCAGAAAGTACTCCCATTTGGCGCTCGCTGAAGTTCGGGATTTATCTGCACAATGCCTGGGGCGGAGAGGCGTATACATTGACGCGCTACCCCGATTTGACGGTGCCGAAATCAATTGACGAAGTGGCCGATGATTTTGATGTTGATCAATTTGTTAAAGACATACAATCTTTTGATCCTGAGTATATCGTTTTTACTGCATGGCATGCATCGATGAACCCAATTTTCCCCAATAAAGCGATGGATAAATGGCGTGGCAAAGGCCATACCGCAAAACGCGATTTAATGGGGGAAGTGATAGCGGCCTTGCGCCCGACGGGGATTAAATTTGTGATGTACTTACACCCCTCAGATGGTCATGATATGAGCAAAGAAGATCAGGCATTACTTGGCTGGAATGAATCATTTGATCAAGGGACAAACTGGAAGCCGGGGAATTATGTAAAGTGGAATAACTTTATGAATGAGGTTTTTGATGAACTCTGTGCGAAGTACGGCCAAGATATAGTCGCTTTTTGGGTGGATGGTGGTTGGCAGCGCGTTGATCGCGAGCGCCTCAAAAAGACGGCGAGAAAATACAACCCCAAAGCTGAGTTTGTATCAGGCTGGGATAATGCGGGTTGGTGCCGTCAGTTTAATCAAATTAGTCCGCCGGACCCCGCAAAAGGTGTTCCTGTCTCTATTCCGCATGATGCCGATACTTGGCCTTCCTTACGTAACAATGCCAATTTGTTACAGGGTGGCTGTTGGTGGACGACGGGGGGGACTGCCAAAGTTTCTCCTGTAGGAATGTTGCGCTATACGGTATTGCAGGTTTCGGGTAATACTGGTGGCGGTGGTATTGGCTGGGCAGCGGGTAACTACACCGACGGGACTTGGGAACCCCAGGTGAAAGAGTATTTAACTATGTTGGGCCAACTGATGAAGCCGATCGAAGAATCGATCAAGAATACAAGGCCGAGTACTTCCTACCTGACTCCACAAGGAACGCGCATTGCGACTCTTGAGCATGGAATTGTGGCAACACGCTCAGCAGATGATGCTTATGAATATATTCATGTCTTGGTGCCGCCTATTGATGCGAATCAGGGTTACCAGCATTTTATTGAACTGCCAGTTCCAGAGGATTATAAAAAATTCACTAAAGCCGTGATGTTGCGTACTGGGCGTGCGGCAAAAGTCACTCAGACAGATAAAGGTCTGCGCATAGATATTCCATGGCTCGATGCTTGGGATCCCATTGATACGGTGATTAAGCTCACTGTGAAACCGGGCTTTGGTCTAGTTTCTAGAGAGAAAGCGATCTCTATGTCGGGAGAGGACGTTCCAGGTTGGCCTCGATCAGGAGCAGTCGATGGCGATCGTGAAACGGGTTGGAGTTCGCAAGTTGCTATGGATACAAAGCCATGGATAACAGTTGACTTAGAGGATCGTGTTAATATGGAAAGAGTTCACCTTTTTTCTCGCGTTTTAAAAGATAAAGTGGGGTATTGTTTTCCCGTAGATTTCACTTTTTCAGTCTCTGATGATGGCAAAAATTTTCGCGATGTTCTGAGTATTAAAGATCATAAAATCGAAGTCAATGATGACACCGCCAAGGATGAAAAATTACTCAATGGAGTGATCAGTAAAACTGGTCGCAAACTCTCCGCAGATTACCCTCAGTATTTTAAGTTACCCAAGGGAAGTGTGGGGCGTTACCTACGCATTACTGGTGATAAGCTTAAAGATGAAAATCGCATGCAATTCACTGAGCTTGAGGTTTTTGGATCAGAGCAGAAATAG